A segment of the Anoplolepis gracilipes chromosome 14, ASM4749672v1, whole genome shotgun sequence genome:
CATTAATAGATGCCGAaggttttatacatatttgtctttccaaatgcaattaattacaaaaaatagcgTTAAGTCATTCTCACCCTGGTAATTAATCAACTACAATGTATACGTTTCGGGCAACGTGACGTAACACAATATGACAATTCAAAAGTCAAAGTACACGTGACACTCGAGACCCTCGATCTCGAactttcttctatattttcattcctttcaatgtaaaaatgtggaatgcaattatataatgcGCATAACATAATGATCAGAATACTTGAGCACCGCTGTAATTGCATAGCAAGCACGTTACAATCTCTTACCTTgagatttttcttgtaatcATTCAGCTGTTCCGCTGCCGGATCTCTAGCCGGGGAAGCCATCCTGTCGATCGATCTCTCACAGCTGTAGCTTCTGTAGGCAATCGAGCGAAGCGCGACGAAGCGATTTCCCGAGGTgtcacgacgacgacgacgtagGAAGACGCAACTGGTCGACGGCGACGACGCCGACGCGCTTTTATCACGTCCGTACGAATGACAGAGGAGAATTGAAGGGAGGGAATCCCGTCGACGCGGGAGGGGAGCCGATATCGTTCGAAGGAATCGGACAAAGTCGGAATATACCTTCGGCATTCTTCGGTTTTCGCGGGAAAGATGACTCGAAGTCTTCCTTGTCGAAAAGTAGAGACTGTTTTCTGCACAGATTCTCagagaggagaaaaagaacagttccctaaaaaaaaaaaaaaattgataaatgttttttttttatacctgtTTTACGTACCTTTTAATTCTTCCTTTCgtataaatgattaataatttgacgACTAGATtcggctttatttttatactcgaAAAATCTTTTACCTGAAACGATCTTATATAAGCATAATTCGGGTGTTttggaaagaaaaacaatttagatAAGATTTAGATAGATAAggcaaaattttaaagatgcaAATGTCCaagtgattatataataaaaaagctaaaaataaagttatcaaAAACATGTCACTCTGTTCGTGATGTTATTACAGATCACAGATAAGAAAATGATTACAGATATaactaaattgtatataaatgtgaacAAACCTAAAGCAAATAGCTTGACAGCTTGCTATgtagattatattttgtttaacaaaaaataaaacttcacGTCCCTCTTGCAAAatttcactctctctctctttctctctgctatagtttaaaaatagtttaatttaaaatgataaaatatagattaaacaaGAGTCAATACAGAAATATTCATAcacttcttttttaaaattttctaaaattaatagatattaataaaatatctttaaaataagaaaaaagataaaaaaataaattatgaattctGCTACACaaacatgtatatacaggatgttctAAAACCACCAGATCCTTTTAAAAGCAGTTTCTCTGCaggcaatttttcttttgtaaaaatatcaaggCGTCAATAATTTCTGAGCTATAaacaactaataaaaaaaaactttttgcaGACTAAACTTTGCAGAATCAacaagttaataaaataatactcttTAGTTAATTTCAGGTAcagtttttttcattttaatatattttattttatttttattttattttactagaattttaatttaagatttaaaaagatatatcataGTAAAAATTGTAACCTCGCAAAAGATAAACgaggaaaaaaatcaatttaaaataaaaagaatctaCTATTAAAAAGGACATCTggtaattttgtatatataaattataaatattactcttCACATTTTAGAAAAGCTAAAGAAATTCAGACCGAGTaatcttttatacattttcaattcAGTGGAAGGATAATCGCGATAGGATTTAGTTCTTCCTTAACTTTTTCGTTTATTAATGCCGTTACACAACGCCACCTGAGCCAGGTACAATTCCGAGCTCGACATTAAAAGCCAGCTCGCGCGACAGTGCGTAGCTCTCTTATTGCACGTATCTAAATAGTCTGAACAGGAAATGCCGTTTTGACGTggcaatttacaaaaattgtatcaatCCGGTTTTGCTTGACGACTCGACCGAGAGCGAGAAAACAAGAGTATACGCGTTCGAAGTATAATCCTCgttgtaaataatgtaaacaacATAATTGGATCGTCATTCCACTTCTTTGGCAGCGTACTAAACAATTGGAGCTATATAAAGTTGCAAGAATATAGAGAACAAGTTTTACATACTTATAAAATGACTCCGCTCGAAATTAAATAACGAAtgtacacgcacacacgcacacacatacacacacatgcgcGGGGactatataaacattttgttattatttacatcATTGATGCGCACTCCTAATAAATGAATCGTATGAATCGCAGAAAAGTTCTATGTTTCGCCGGACACGATCTAACGCTTGATCAAGAAGAgacgaatatatattatatatatatgtatgtatatatatatatttatatatatatatatattaattattattattattattatatataattatatatatattattatattattatactatcaacacaatgcaaataaaattgaaattaggtcaggaaaataatatattctctctccgacaggaaattaatattatgttataccTAAAAAGACTGCCTGAGATTTCACGCACCTTATTTCTCGTGTATCGCGTGTATAAGCGGCGAAATATTCTGCCTATCGTTGACAGATACATGCGCGAAGTATTTTGAACAGATATTTATTGCAGCAATGTGGCAAATGTCATACGGCAGCTTCAAAACTCATTTGGTGGCctataatatcattttcgcatattatcacaattatcggcagaaaaataatgttctcCCTCTTTCCATCACGTAGAatgatatttctaaaataaacacTTGTGACGAGAGAAAAGCCTTTCGACAAGTgtcgtttaattaaataattcgattCTAAGTCACATTCGATCTATACGTACGCAAGCAATTTTATAGGAATGACTTAATTAGGAGATAAGCGAGACATCGGAGATTTTGAATCGAAATTGTGTAAATTCCAGATCATTGTATCGGTAAGATTTATAGACTTTTCCTAATCTGCATATACATGCAAGAATCGTCACATAGCGAGCTTGCCTCTGCTATGGAAGAATTTTGTCAGGATAACTGACCTGTGACTCGggggaaaaaataaagattcatCATCGTCTCCGCTTTGCTAATACGAAAAATTGTGACAATTATCTTCggaattattaacatattctGCTAcgatctttatatatatatatatatatatatatatatatatatatatatatatatatatatatgtgtgtgtgtgtatacctagatgtgtgtgtataccTAGATGTAAGTGTAGCATATTAGTTCGCAGCAAATATCAATGATTCACAATTTAAGATCCATCGATGATCCGTCGGTAACTGGTATAATATTCCGCTACATAAAACTAGATCATCCAGCGAATCCGCTTCTTTTTTAAGCTAGCCGTTCATTGGCATTGGTAAGGGACACTGCACTTGCCACACAATCAAATGACTTTGTTCGCCGTGCTCCTCCGCTCCATTATTGACCGTAACGTTCGATCGGTCCATGCCTTCCTCCGTTTCTTCTCCATCACCTGTAAGagagattataaaatgtaaatatttctactAGAGTAAACGAGTGTTTGAATGAAGAAGAAAACAGGTATAAGTAATGACATTTGTACACGACAGATGGAAAAGCCCAACCCCCAGAGACTAAAAGaagtaatacataatatataattgcataaaagGTCAAAGTGTTAGATTCTCTTTAACAAGAGAAATcagaaattttacattagaATTGTGTGAGAAATTTTAGATCGAATTCTTCTTCTACGCTTGATTTTGAACATGTTTGATGTTTGCACAAGTGTGATAAATATACAAGCACAATCTTTATATACTGTATAAACTTGATGCAATAATTTACGTATGAGATTACAGAAATGCTGTTGTTAGTTGAACTTTGTTGTATCGTGCAACAGTGGAAAATATCATTCTGTTAGTAAAGGATGCACCGCAATTAATGACATGACATTTATCAGAATAGATAAAGAAATGCTAATTCAAATTGAGATATAGAAATCAATTAAACTCTTCTTGCTTCTCTCTCTGGGGGCATACCTGACCATTTGCCACACAATTAGGTGTGTTGCCACATCACTCTCATCTTCAGCCTCATCCGCTGAAATTACAATAATCTGTTATCGAAAGTATGAGTCGTGCCAGAATCTTTACTGATTTTTACgcgacaaaatataaaagttttactcCATTTTTTAAAGCTACGGTTGGATTTGATTTAAGGTtgcaaaatttgcaattaagatgaaatatatcttgtaaaattagACAAAAATTTACTCACCGACTCTGAAATCGATATAACCCTCACCACCGGAGAGAACGAGCATCGCAGGTTGCGTCCCGTCTGTCACTGCGCTTTGACCACCGTGACCTAAGAAAAAGatttgatttgaaattattttttgaagaaaaatttcgtgtaaaaaaaataacaatactcTGATTATTCGAAGCTTACCGGGTACAGCGACGAACATTTTGACAGCGTCTCTGTGTCCATGGAAACTGAGCTGAGCATGAGCCATACTGCAATAGGGTATGAAGCTTCCCGGTGTGACACTTCGTTCCGAAGCGAAGATCCTGACTCCGACGCCGGGTGCGTCGCCTTTGTTGCCGCCGGTTTGGACTCTGGACACCGCCATTGAACCGCCCGCGCCTGCAATGATGTTATGGGAGTTATAACTCTAGTATACGCGATAGACGACGAGCGATGAGTGATATCTAACAGagcttttttcaaaaattaaagttctcATTGAATATCGTGTCAATGTCGACATAACGTCTGACTCGGTGTGTTTCAGACTTACTTTCTGACAGCGGTACCGAGATTATCACTCCATTGCCAGTGCCGATCCACAACCTATTCGAGGAAATAAGCAGAGCAGTAATGCGTACAAAGGAAAATCCTAGCTTTCCTGTACCGAGCATCTTGCTGACGTACGGCTCAATATCGACGTCTTGGAGATGTTGATAGGTATGAGCGTGATAGAGCCTTAATGTTGAATCGAGTCTGATGCTGATCCACACGCCGTCACCTAACCATGCCAATTGTCGCACCTGAGATTCTCTGCGAGGATGTGCATCCACTGTGCActgaaaagtaataattttattagtttatcaaaatttcttcttttttaatttgtgcATATTAATACCGCGTATTGATGATGCTGAAATTCTTATACCTCAAGCGTCATCGAAATAGGATCAATCACATGGATCTTGTTTCTGTATCCACACCACACAGTTTTACCGCTGACTGCAGTCATACATCTGATAGAATGTTGAGGGCTACCAAGTGTAATCACATGGTATTGAGACAGATCCCATTGTCCGTCCGCGCCTCTACGGAATATTGTTACAGTTCCATCCGCTAAAGCGACCAAGACTCGGCCTTGCACGTGTCTAATGAGAAATACGATTTTTCATTAACcttttatcgtaaaaaatttaagatggGTTAATTTTGATGATCGGTCactattcaaaataaatacatacacgATAGCTAATGCCGCGTCCTTCAGTTTCACAGAATGCAAACACACCGACCATTTGGCAACAGCCGAATGAACGTAGACCGCGCCATTCTGGGCTCCAAGCCACATGGTCGGTTGTATAGATGACATTTTCTCAATGGGTGTTTCTTCCTCAGTTTCTTCCTTCTTCGTCGCCTCCTCATTCACGATATCTTTGTCGTTCAATCGCGAAGGATGTGCTTCCGTGTTACACTGTACAAAGTGTACCTTTCCCAGATTCGCGGTCTCGCTATCTATACTCTCCAGACTCTGGGGCTCGTTCGTCGTGGAGTTCTGATCCGTCTCGGCAGTTTTCTCGGTATTCTCGTTCGCCTGATCATCCGACTGATTGTCAGATTcgtttttattcttatcaacCACAGCCTCGGTATCCTGATTCTTCCGGCCGTTACTTTGTTCGACATTTTCATTCGCGTTCGTAACGTCCTCGTAACAAGCACCGTTGTTGTTCTCGGTGTCGTTGGTCGTGCTACCGTTCACCGAATTGCGAATAGAGTTCTCGTTCGAGGattgcgcgtaatcgctctcttTGGCACCGGGCACGCTCGCGATACAGAGCAAGTGTCCCTGGCAAACGTTAAACACCTCGAGAATGTCTGCCGGATTGTTGGCGTCTATCACGGTGACCTTGGACATCTTTTGAGTCGAGGTGCAGATCCAGACGAGCGAGCTCAACTGTTGCTCCCATCGTTCTGCTTCAAGTCGTCGGTTCTCACTTTCTTGAAGCTCCTTGTCCAGATGCTCGACAGCATCCTCGGCCTCCGTCTTTGTGTTGCTGCTCGTTTCTTGGGCCTCGGCGGCGTAAAACACACTTCCGCCGACCATGCATCCGCCGTCGCGCGTTTTACCGCCGCTCAGATTTACGCCGGCGCCACACCAgatctaattaaaattgatatgttTATCATTAtagtcaataatattaaatattgatatatttttatatcattttaaaaatacagtataaataattatgaataaaacattaattagatatttttaaatcatttatattttgataaataatttaaattataagaaaaacaatAAGTCGCTTTGTAGCTATTATTCTTTTGACTAACAATGGGatgaaagtttaaatattgtagagaaaaagaagaaaaaagaaaagtgcaAGAGCTCTGCAGCCATAAATGCaggataaatttaatttcataatttgaacttattaaaaaagaacgtACTTTCATGCCCGGCTCGGTTTCTTGCAAAGGTCGGCAGTACACTGGAACTGGAACAGGGGGTTGTCTGACAGGAGCGCTTGGCTTTCCCGGTAAACTCCATCCGTAAGCTTGCAGACGACCGTCTTCCTTCTTGACATGTGCTCGCACCTGACGATACTGTTCCCTTCGTTCGCTCGCGCGTCTCGCTACGAGCTTCTCGGACGATCTGTAAAGACGACAcgaatctttaattattcgtACGTTCGCTAGTTTCGaagggagagaaaagagagaagattGTCGAATT
Coding sequences within it:
- the Syd gene encoding JNK-interacting protein 3 isoform X7; protein product: MDQETVYGTHEDSHVVMSEKVQSLAGSIYQEFEKMIARYDEDVVKDLMPLLVNVLECLDISYTENQEREVELELLREDNEQLVTQYEREKQLRKASDQKLLELEDISEDERKELLSKIDSLESIVRMLELKTKNSHDHGTNAIGASSLPIHSSSLYIGRLEEKEAELKREYSRLHDRYTELFKTHVDYMERTKMLVGSTERLESVSTSRAPSRLPSLGLAHMSRSSGPLSYGFQSLEASMNSEDVQEEIIPNAANLRTEMLDSSSEAAIETSDKSQLTDQPVQENKTTAISRRMLYESPETEVPPTLMTPTTPTTGIDKLATTPGGRSRTEREQRSGNTLYQELSFQDADALGEMDEGADITGSLVHPGEYASSVNDNFFGMGKEVENLIMENNELLATKNALNVVKDDLIVKVDELTSEQEILREEVRGLQQARERLRQRIAALEEELKKVKEEAEAAAKATKSDDEEDVPLSQRKRFTRVEMARVLMERNQYKERFIELQDAVRWTEMIRASKTVPSSISGGKGGSVWKFFSNLFTGPADRGTLVRSAHTLPHIRYSAPANQVVPAPPLDAMRRRTLKSRQDFLDQGDTISSEKLVARRASERREQYRQVRAHVKKEDGRLQAYGWSLPGKPSAPVRQPPVPVPVYCRPLQETEPGMKIWCGAGVNLSGGKTRDGGCMVGGSVFYAAEAQETSSNTKTEAEDAVEHLDKELQESENRRLEAERWEQQLSSLVWICTSTQKMSKVTVIDANNPADILEVFNVCQGHLLCIASVPGAKESDYAQSSNENSIRNSVNGSTTNDTENNNGACYEDVTNANENVEQSNGRKNQDTEAVVDKNKNESDNQSDDQANENTEKTAETDQNSTTNEPQSLESIDSETANLGKVHFVQCNTEAHPSRLNDKDIVNEEATKKEETEEETPIEKMSSIQPTMWLGAQNGAVYVHSAVAKWSVCLHSVKLKDAALAIVHVQGRVLVALADGTVTIFRRGADGQWDLSQYHVITLGSPQHSIRCMTAVSGKTVWCGYRNKIHVIDPISMTLECTVDAHPRRESQVRQLAWLGDGVWISIRLDSTLRLYHAHTYQHLQDVDIEPYVSKMLGTGKLGFSFVRITALLISSNRLWIGTGNGVIISVPLSESAGGSMAVSRVQTGGNKGDAPGVGVRIFASERSVTPGSFIPYCSMAHAQLSFHGHRDAVKMFVAVPGHGGQSAVTDGTQPAMLVLSGGEGYIDFRVADEAEDESDVATHLIVWQMVR